GTCGTCCTCGGCGCTCCTGGCTTTGTCCAGCGAGCCCTTCGCTTTCGCTCCCGTGGCCTGGGTCGCCCTGACGCCCCTGTTCGTGGCCATCCTGCGGGAGCCGAAGTGGCGCTGGTCGGCGCTGTACGGCTTCGTCTGCGGCGCCGCCTACTTCGCTTTCCACCTGTCGTGGATCTTTTTGTTCGGCTGGATGGCGTGGGTCGGGCTGGTGCTGGTTATGTCGGCGTTCTCCGCGGCGGCCGGATGGGCCGCCGGGGTCGTCCGCAGGCTTCCGCTGGCGCCGGCGCTCGTGGCCGGGGCCTGGACGGGGGCCGAGCTGCTGCGCGATCGCATCCCGTGGGGCGGCTTCTCCTGGGGGACGCTGGGGACTTCGCAGGCGGCGATGCCGGGCGTGCGGTGGCTGGCCGGCACCGTAGGCGCCTTCGGCCTCACCTTCCTGACGGCATTTGTCGCCGCGGTGGTCGCCGACCGCGTGGTCGCCGGTGGGATGCCGTGGGGCAGCATCGGACTGGTCGGCGCAGTCCTCGTGGCGCTGGTGGCGGTGGACGCGGCGATGTTCGCCGGCGCTGGGCAAGGGCGGCCGTTCGAGGTCGCAGTGGTGCAGGGCAACGTCCCGCGCCCGTACGACGAGCTGCGCCAGCGTGAACGCGTCTTTGAAGGGCACA
The sequence above is a segment of the Actinomycetota bacterium genome. Coding sequences within it:
- the lnt gene encoding apolipoprotein N-acyltransferase, whose product is MRGRRRLMALGLSLSSSALLALSSEPFAFAPVAWVALTPLFVAILREPKWRWSALYGFVCGAAYFAFHLSWIFLFGWMAWVGLVLVMSAFSAAAGWAAGVVRRLPLAPALVAGAWTGAELLRDRIPWGGFSWGTLGTSQAAMPGVRWLAGTVGAFGLTFLTAFVAAVVADRVVAGGMPWGSIGLVGAVLVALVAVDAAMFAGAGQGRPFEVAVVQGNVPRPYDELRQRERVFEGHMRLTRTLLDDPARPDLVVWAEDAVRSDVLPDADAQIAALAAELGTPMLVGRSETDFVREGFLNLVDHIDEAGTTVDSYSKRHPVPFGEYVPVSFLRRFVTTLDQVPYDMLRGSEPTVFDVSGTKVAAPICFESVFPRDVRVFARKG